A stretch of Brevundimonas naejangsanensis DNA encodes these proteins:
- a CDS encoding anhydro-N-acetylmuramic acid kinase, whose amino-acid sequence MTTSPKKTLRVLGFMTGTSLDAVDMAVIETDGHDILSFGPAGEMKLDAETRAVVEEAIEDAFDWERDEEEPDSFEDARMAVADAHLAAALGFMAVNGVKSSALDLIGVHGQTVLHEAPTPERPGRTVQLIDAVSVAEGLGVPVAYDFRSADVAAGGQGAPLAPVYHAALARKAGMQGPVAVLNLGGVGNITLIRADGELEAFDTGPANGMVDLLVQSRMKKRMDEGGRLAAAGTVDQAVLDTYLAHPYFAASGPKSLDRFDFSLDPVADLSLEDAAATLTAFAAQAVALGVARCSEQPKEIVVCGGGRHNPVLLAAIRERVGVPVSTAENKGWRGDSIEAEAFAFLAARCRLGLPISFPGTTGVPAPMTGGRIVELGAE is encoded by the coding sequence ATGACGACCTCCCCGAAAAAGACCCTGCGCGTGCTCGGCTTCATGACCGGCACCTCGCTCGACGCCGTGGACATGGCGGTGATCGAGACCGACGGCCACGACATCCTGTCCTTCGGCCCGGCCGGGGAGATGAAGCTGGACGCCGAGACCCGCGCCGTCGTCGAGGAGGCCATCGAGGACGCCTTCGACTGGGAACGCGACGAAGAGGAACCCGACAGCTTCGAGGACGCCCGCATGGCCGTGGCCGACGCCCACCTGGCCGCCGCTCTCGGCTTCATGGCGGTGAACGGGGTGAAGTCCAGCGCTCTGGACCTGATCGGCGTCCACGGCCAGACCGTGCTGCACGAGGCGCCGACGCCCGAGCGGCCCGGCCGCACGGTGCAACTGATCGACGCCGTCAGTGTGGCCGAGGGCCTGGGCGTGCCGGTCGCCTATGATTTCCGCAGCGCGGACGTGGCGGCGGGCGGGCAGGGCGCGCCCCTGGCGCCCGTCTATCACGCGGCGCTGGCCCGAAAGGCCGGGATGCAGGGGCCGGTCGCGGTCCTGAACCTCGGCGGGGTCGGCAACATCACCCTGATCCGCGCCGACGGCGAGCTGGAGGCGTTCGACACCGGCCCGGCCAACGGCATGGTCGATCTGCTGGTTCAGTCGCGCATGAAGAAGCGGATGGACGAGGGCGGCCGTCTGGCGGCGGCAGGAACGGTCGATCAGGCCGTGCTCGACACCTATCTGGCCCATCCCTATTTCGCGGCGAGCGGCCCGAAGTCGCTGGATCGTTTCGACTTCTCGCTGGACCCGGTGGCGGATCTGTCGCTGGAAGACGCCGCCGCCACCCTGACCGCCTTTGCGGCTCAGGCCGTGGCGCTGGGCGTCGCCCGCTGTTCGGAGCAGCCGAAGGAGATCGTCGTTTGCGGCGGCGGTCGTCACAACCCCGTGCTGCTGGCCGCCATTCGCGAGCGTGTCGGCGTCCCCGTCTCGACGGCGGAGAACAAGGGCTGGCGCGGCGACTCCATCGAGGCCGAAGCCTTCGCCTTTCTGGCCGCCCGCTGCCGTTTGGGCCTGCCGATCAGCTTCCCCGGTACGACCGGCGTTCCGGCGCCGATGACCGGCGGCCGTATCGTCGAGCTGGGAGCAGAATAA
- the sufC gene encoding Fe-S cluster assembly ATPase SufC, translating to MLKINNLHVSVADKPILKGLTLEVPAGEVHAVMGPNGAGKSTLGYSLSGRPGYEVTDGSASWNGRDLLDLDPAERAAAGLFLSFQYPIEIPGVPAMTFIRTALNAQKRARGEEEVSAPAFLKLVKAASQSLKMDFDMLKRPLNVGFSGGEKKRMEILQMALLEPSLLILDETDSGLDIDALRIVADGVNAMRSPERSMLVITHYQRLLDYIKPDRVHVLAGGRIVASGGPELALELEAEGYDKFLPEAA from the coding sequence ATGCTTAAGATCAATAATCTCCACGTCTCTGTCGCCGACAAGCCGATCCTCAAGGGTCTGACGCTCGAAGTGCCCGCCGGCGAAGTCCATGCGGTCATGGGGCCGAACGGGGCGGGCAAGTCGACGCTGGGCTACAGCCTCTCCGGCCGCCCCGGCTATGAGGTGACGGACGGTTCCGCCTCGTGGAACGGCCGGGACCTGCTGGACCTTGATCCGGCCGAGCGCGCGGCGGCGGGCCTGTTCCTGTCGTTCCAGTATCCGATCGAGATCCCAGGCGTTCCGGCCATGACCTTTATCCGAACGGCGCTGAATGCCCAGAAGCGCGCGCGCGGCGAGGAGGAGGTCTCTGCCCCCGCCTTCCTGAAGCTGGTCAAGGCGGCGTCGCAGTCGCTGAAGATGGACTTCGACATGCTGAAGCGCCCGCTAAACGTCGGCTTCTCCGGCGGCGAGAAGAAGCGGATGGAGATCCTGCAGATGGCCCTGCTGGAGCCGTCGCTGCTGATCCTGGACGAGACGGACTCGGGCCTCGATATCGACGCCTTGCGCATCGTCGCCGACGGCGTGAACGCCATGCGCAGCCCGGAACGGTCGATGCTGGTGATCACCCACTATCAGCGCCTGCTGGACTACATCAAACCGGACCGGGTGCACGTCCTGGCCGGCGGCCGCATCGTCGCCTCGGGCGGACCGGAGCTGGCGCTGGAGCTTGAGGCTGAGGGCTACGACAAGTTCCTGCCGGAGGCGGCGTGA
- the sufD gene encoding Fe-S cluster assembly protein SufD, with the protein MSALDLRNAATFPSRRVEEWKYSDLKRFLREAPEPSGTAVVDAPGPFYDLGGDAIVFANGRPVGVTDFIASGDQTLRLRFISDAVGTGHTASARIAARPGARLLLLETHEGKGSAYVAHNKVEIDVATDAEVTRIVLTDEPADSISVAEAEVRLAAGGRYRQTIVATGAKLQRQETRLRHGAEGADARVDGIYLLGGSRHADLTSVIDHVAPNGTTSQLIKGVVRGEARGVFQGKILVQQGADDTDARMGHHGLITSERGEIDVKPELIIYADEVQCAHGATVGTLDESALFYMQQRGISADEARALLTQAFLIEVVDRIEHEGAREVVREWLTARL; encoded by the coding sequence ATGAGCGCGCTTGATCTGCGCAACGCCGCCACCTTCCCCTCGCGGCGGGTCGAGGAATGGAAATACAGTGACCTGAAGCGCTTTCTTCGTGAAGCGCCTGAACCGTCGGGCACGGCGGTCGTCGACGCGCCGGGGCCGTTCTACGACCTGGGAGGCGATGCAATCGTCTTCGCCAACGGGCGTCCGGTCGGGGTGACGGACTTCATCGCTTCGGGCGACCAGACCCTGCGCCTGCGCTTCATCTCCGACGCCGTGGGCACGGGTCACACCGCATCGGCCCGCATCGCCGCCCGTCCGGGCGCGCGCCTGCTGCTGCTGGAGACGCACGAGGGCAAGGGCTCGGCCTATGTCGCTCACAACAAGGTCGAGATCGACGTCGCCACCGACGCCGAGGTGACGCGCATTGTCCTGACCGATGAACCCGCCGACTCCATCTCGGTGGCCGAGGCCGAGGTGCGGCTGGCGGCCGGCGGACGCTATCGCCAGACCATCGTCGCCACCGGCGCCAAGCTGCAGCGCCAGGAGACCCGCCTGCGCCACGGCGCCGAGGGCGCGGACGCGCGCGTGGACGGCATCTATCTGCTCGGCGGCTCGCGCCACGCCGACCTGACCTCCGTGATCGACCACGTCGCGCCGAACGGCACGACCAGCCAACTGATCAAGGGCGTGGTCCGCGGCGAGGCGCGCGGCGTCTTCCAGGGCAAGATCCTGGTCCAGCAGGGCGCCGACGACACGGACGCCCGCATGGGCCACCATGGCCTGATCACGTCCGAGCGCGGCGAGATCGACGTGAAGCCCGAGCTGATCATCTACGCCGACGAGGTGCAGTGCGCCCACGGCGCCACCGTCGGGACGCTGGACGAAAGCGCCCTGTTCTACATGCAGCAGCGCGGCATCTCGGCTGACGAGGCTCGCGCCCTGCTGACCCAGGCCTTCCTGATCGAGGTCGTCGACCGCATCGAGCATGAAGGCGCCAGAGAGGTGGTGCGGGAATGGCTGACGGCTCGCCTGTGA
- a CDS encoding TerC family protein — protein MEWLFLEWMSKPAWMWGGFLLAVLALLALDLGVLNRKDHEIGVRESLALSAFYITVALAFGGVVWAQLGADSAVEYLTAYAVEKSLAMDNVFVIALIFSAFSVPRLYQHRVLFWGVLGVIVLRAVMIGGGAALIGRYHWVLYLFAGFLILTGVKMFFARGEETDITDNRLLKWFRRRMRVTNELHGHAFFVRSPGRSGEARLHATPLFLALVTIEIADVIFAVDSVPAVFAITTDAYVVYTSNIFAILGLRALYFALAAVIHRFAYLKQALAILLIFIGGKVFAAPLIGIEKVPPVVSLSVTAAILTAGILWSLWRTRAEAGPPR, from the coding sequence ATGGAGTGGTTGTTTCTGGAGTGGATGAGCAAGCCGGCCTGGATGTGGGGTGGCTTCCTTCTGGCGGTTCTGGCGCTGCTGGCGCTGGATCTCGGCGTGCTGAACCGCAAGGATCACGAGATCGGCGTGCGGGAAAGCCTGGCGCTGTCCGCCTTCTACATCACCGTGGCCCTGGCGTTCGGCGGGGTCGTGTGGGCGCAGTTGGGCGCGGACAGCGCCGTCGAATACCTGACCGCCTATGCCGTCGAGAAAAGCCTGGCGATGGACAATGTCTTTGTCATCGCCCTGATTTTCAGCGCCTTCTCCGTCCCGCGCCTCTATCAGCACCGGGTGCTGTTCTGGGGCGTGCTGGGCGTGATCGTGTTGCGGGCGGTGATGATCGGCGGCGGGGCGGCGCTGATCGGGCGCTATCACTGGGTGCTGTATCTGTTCGCGGGGTTCCTGATCCTGACGGGCGTGAAGATGTTCTTCGCGCGCGGGGAAGAGACTGACATCACGGACAATCGTCTGCTGAAGTGGTTCCGCCGTCGGATGCGGGTGACGAATGAGCTGCACGGCCACGCCTTCTTCGTCAGGTCGCCTGGCCGCTCGGGCGAAGCCAGGCTGCACGCGACGCCGCTGTTCCTGGCCCTCGTGACGATCGAGATCGCGGACGTGATCTTCGCGGTGGACTCCGTGCCGGCGGTCTTCGCCATCACGACGGACGCCTACGTCGTCTACACGTCCAACATCTTCGCCATCTTGGGGCTGAGGGCGCTCTATTTCGCCCTGGCGGCGGTGATCCACCGCTTCGCCTATCTGAAGCAGGCGCTGGCGATCCTGCTGATCTTCATCGGGGGCAAGGTGTTCGCCGCGCCCCTGATCGGCATTGAGAAAGTCCCGCCCGTCGTCTCCCTGTCGGTGACGGCGGCGATCCTGACGGCGGGCATCCTGTGGTCCCTGTGGCGGACGCGCGCGGAGGCGGGGCCTCCGCGCTGA
- a CDS encoding cysteine desulfurase family protein: protein MSVYLDYNASGLVRPEVQEIMAKALADNGNPSAVHAAGRRARARIETARAQVADLVGADPTAIIFSSGGTESNAQAIHSALAAGCERLIVGATEHPCVAEAAAVSGAPVEVLPVDADGVVDLAWLAEALARPGRAVVAIHHANNESGVIQPIAEAAKLVHAAGGWLHVDAIQSAGKIPVTMRALGADSLTLSAHKLGGPQGVGALVLKDGVSAVRILHGAGQERGLRAGTENVPGIAGFGVAADCAARDLDAAMAHVAWRDAAEAKVKAAGATIIGGAVPRLPNTLFMAVEGWDSPQQLITLDLVGVMVSAGSACSSGKVKPSKAISAMGLHHLATGGVRVSGGWGTTEADWARFADAWVAAWDKHKTRLQERAKEVA from the coding sequence GTGAGCGTCTATCTGGATTACAACGCCTCGGGCCTGGTTCGTCCTGAAGTTCAGGAGATCATGGCCAAGGCCCTGGCCGATAACGGCAATCCTTCGGCCGTCCACGCTGCGGGCCGCCGCGCCCGCGCGCGCATCGAGACGGCCCGCGCCCAGGTGGCCGATCTGGTCGGCGCCGATCCGACGGCGATCATCTTCTCTTCGGGCGGGACCGAGTCCAACGCCCAAGCGATCCACAGCGCCCTGGCCGCGGGTTGCGAACGGTTGATCGTCGGGGCGACCGAACACCCCTGCGTGGCCGAGGCCGCCGCCGTCAGCGGCGCGCCGGTCGAGGTTCTGCCGGTGGACGCCGATGGCGTGGTCGACCTAGCCTGGCTGGCTGAGGCCCTGGCCCGTCCGGGCCGCGCGGTCGTCGCCATCCACCATGCCAACAATGAAAGCGGCGTGATCCAGCCCATCGCCGAGGCGGCGAAGCTGGTGCATGCGGCGGGCGGCTGGCTGCACGTCGACGCCATCCAGTCGGCGGGCAAGATTCCCGTGACCATGCGCGCCCTGGGCGCGGACAGCCTGACTCTCTCGGCGCACAAGCTGGGCGGACCCCAGGGCGTGGGTGCCCTGGTGCTGAAGGACGGCGTCTCGGCCGTGCGCATCCTGCACGGGGCCGGGCAGGAGCGCGGCCTGCGCGCCGGGACCGAGAACGTGCCGGGCATCGCCGGCTTCGGCGTCGCCGCCGACTGCGCCGCCCGCGACCTGGACGCCGCCATGGCCCACGTCGCCTGGCGCGACGCGGCCGAGGCCAAGGTCAAGGCGGCGGGCGCGACGATCATCGGCGGCGCGGTTCCGCGCTTGCCCAACACCCTGTTCATGGCCGTCGAAGGCTGGGACAGCCCGCAGCAGCTGATCACCCTCGACCTGGTCGGGGTCATGGTCTCGGCCGGTTCGGCCTGCTCGTCGGGCAAGGTCAAGCCGTCCAAGGCGATCAGCGCCATGGGCCTGCATCACCTGGCGACCGGGGGCGTGCGCGTCTCCGGCGGCTGGGGCACGACCGAGGCCGACTGGGCCCGGTTCGCCGACGCCTGGGTCGCGGCCTGGGACAAGCACAAGACGCGTTTGCAAGAGCGCGCGAAGGAAGTCGCGTAA
- the tyrS gene encoding tyrosine--tRNA ligase produces MTDQAFKSDFLKTLQSRGYIHQVTHPVELDEAASSGIVTAYIGFDATAPSLHVGSLIQIMMLRRLQQAGHKPIVLMGGGTTKVGDPTGKDASRPQLTDETIQANIDGIQKVFARFLTFGDGPTDAVMVNNDEWLSKFGYIQFLRDFGTHFTVNRMLSFDSVKLRLEREQPMTFLEFNYMLMQSVDFLELNRSLGVTLQMGGSDQWGNITSGVDLVRRVDHKAAFGLTTPLLTTASGGKMGKTAQGAVWLNADQLSPYDYWQFWRNAEDADVGRFMRLFTDLPLDQIALYEAMEGAGINEAKKALADAATSMLHGSEAAQAARAAAEAAFEKGQLSADLPTVELPRDEVIGAMIAAVTTKAGLSASNGEARRLAQGGGLRLNDAVVNDGARLIEEADLNADGVLKLGAGKKKIVLVKPV; encoded by the coding sequence ATGACCGACCAAGCCTTCAAGTCCGACTTCCTCAAGACCCTGCAATCGCGCGGCTACATCCACCAGGTGACCCACCCGGTGGAGCTGGACGAGGCCGCCTCGAGCGGGATCGTGACGGCCTACATCGGCTTCGACGCCACGGCGCCGTCCCTGCACGTCGGCAGCCTGATCCAGATCATGATGCTGCGTCGCCTGCAGCAGGCCGGTCACAAGCCCATCGTCCTGATGGGCGGCGGCACGACCAAGGTCGGCGACCCGACCGGCAAGGACGCCTCGCGCCCGCAGCTGACCGACGAGACAATCCAGGCCAACATCGACGGCATCCAGAAGGTCTTCGCCCGCTTCCTGACCTTCGGCGACGGCCCGACCGACGCGGTCATGGTCAACAATGACGAGTGGCTGTCGAAGTTCGGCTACATCCAGTTCCTGCGCGACTTCGGCACGCACTTCACCGTCAACCGGATGCTGAGCTTCGACTCGGTCAAGCTGCGTCTCGAGCGCGAGCAGCCGATGACCTTCCTCGAGTTCAACTACATGCTGATGCAGTCGGTGGACTTCCTGGAGCTGAACCGCTCGCTGGGCGTGACGCTGCAAATGGGCGGCTCGGACCAGTGGGGCAACATCACCTCGGGCGTCGACCTGGTGCGTCGCGTGGACCACAAGGCCGCCTTCGGCCTGACCACGCCGCTGCTGACGACCGCTTCGGGCGGCAAGATGGGCAAGACGGCCCAGGGCGCGGTGTGGCTGAACGCCGACCAGTTGAGCCCTTACGACTACTGGCAGTTCTGGCGTAACGCCGAGGACGCCGACGTCGGCCGTTTCATGCGCCTGTTCACCGACCTGCCCCTGGACCAGATCGCCCTTTACGAGGCCATGGAAGGAGCCGGGATCAACGAGGCCAAGAAGGCCCTGGCCGACGCCGCCACCTCGATGCTGCACGGCTCGGAAGCGGCTCAAGCCGCGCGCGCCGCCGCCGAGGCCGCCTTCGAAAAGGGCCAACTGTCAGCCGACCTGCCGACGGTCGAACTGCCCCGCGACGAGGTGATCGGCGCCATGATCGCGGCCGTGACCACCAAGGCCGGCCTCAGCGCCTCCAATGGCGAGGCGCGCCGCCTGGCCCAGGGCGGCGGCCTGCGCCTGAACGACGCGGTGGTCAACGACGGGGCGCGCCTGATCGAAGAGGCGGACCTGAACGCGGACGGCGTGCTGAAGCTGGGCGCGGGCAAGAAGAAGATCGTTCTGGTCAAGCCGGTCTAA
- a CDS encoding DUF6624 domain-containing protein — MTAWIAALFLFAQPQAAEAPVELSAEARAMIASVQDAIDQERARQAALPAPASDAQRLERMGELDQVGRRVAVAVDVSSLPEREQPATTSAVWAPVMALDDALLAELLQMLPPEGWFLRSRYGWEAANAAFLIIQHSDIEQWRRFVPVLEPLAAAGEVEATQFGLMYDRLAVNEGRPQRYGTQMICKGSRWVIDYDNLEDPENADRRRAEAGFPHTLAQYEARFSAYPPCRED, encoded by the coding sequence ATGACCGCATGGATCGCCGCACTGTTTCTGTTCGCTCAGCCGCAAGCCGCTGAAGCGCCCGTCGAGTTGAGCGCAGAGGCCCGCGCCATGATCGCGTCGGTTCAAGATGCGATCGATCAGGAAAGGGCGCGCCAGGCGGCGCTGCCGGCGCCTGCTTCCGATGCGCAGCGGCTGGAGCGCATGGGCGAGCTGGATCAGGTCGGCCGCCGGGTGGCGGTCGCTGTCGATGTCAGCAGCCTGCCGGAACGCGAACAGCCTGCGACGACGAGCGCCGTCTGGGCGCCGGTGATGGCGCTGGACGACGCCTTGCTGGCGGAGCTGCTGCAGATGCTGCCGCCCGAGGGCTGGTTCCTGCGGAGCCGATATGGATGGGAGGCGGCGAATGCGGCCTTCCTGATCATCCAGCACTCGGACATCGAGCAATGGCGGCGTTTTGTGCCTGTTCTCGAGCCTCTGGCGGCGGCGGGCGAGGTCGAGGCGACGCAGTTCGGCTTGATGTACGATCGTCTGGCCGTGAACGAAGGTCGTCCACAACGGTACGGTACGCAGATGATCTGCAAGGGCTCGCGCTGGGTCATCGATTACGACAACCTGGAAGACCCCGAGAACGCCGATCGACGCAGGGCCGAGGCGGGCTTTCCGCACACGCTGGCGCAGTATGAGGCGCGGTTCAGCGCCTATCCTCCCTGTCGCGAAGATTGA
- a CDS encoding DMT family transporter translates to MAASSRFWGVASGLAAGALWGLVFLAPKVVPEASPLLLTAGRYLAYGLIAVLLIAPRWRRVTAALTRKAWGALVWLSLAGNLVYFAFLVVSVHYAGVAASALIVGMVPVVVALWGLRDKDSPPLSRVAPPIAVAALAVGLIGWQSLSQGGGAAAQSGTATLIGLGCALAALLSWTAFAVGNSRWMGRLPNVTPHEWSLLTGVVTGGLALVLVIPSLFMLDGMTDAAWLRLIVVSAGVAIFASVIGNAFWNQASRLLPLTMLGQMIVSETLFAFIYGFIWERRGPTVVEVVAMILMIVSVVWCVRAHRPAAEAAAEGEH, encoded by the coding sequence ATGGCGGCTTCATCGCGTTTCTGGGGCGTCGCCAGCGGTCTGGCGGCGGGCGCTCTGTGGGGGCTGGTCTTCCTGGCGCCCAAGGTCGTGCCCGAGGCCTCGCCCCTGCTGCTGACGGCGGGACGTTACCTCGCCTACGGCCTGATCGCGGTTCTGCTGATCGCGCCGCGCTGGCGGCGCGTGACGGCCGCCCTGACGCGCAAGGCGTGGGGCGCGCTGGTCTGGCTGAGCCTGGCCGGCAATCTGGTCTATTTCGCCTTTCTGGTTGTCAGCGTCCACTACGCAGGCGTCGCGGCCTCGGCCCTGATCGTCGGCATGGTGCCCGTGGTGGTGGCCTTGTGGGGGCTGCGGGACAAGGATTCGCCGCCCCTGTCGCGCGTCGCGCCGCCCATCGCCGTGGCGGCGCTCGCGGTCGGCCTGATCGGGTGGCAGTCGCTCAGTCAGGGCGGCGGCGCGGCGGCGCAGAGCGGCACGGCCACGCTGATCGGTCTGGGGTGCGCCCTGGCGGCCCTGCTGTCCTGGACCGCCTTCGCTGTCGGCAACAGCCGCTGGATGGGGCGCCTGCCGAACGTCACCCCGCATGAGTGGTCGCTGCTGACCGGCGTGGTCACCGGAGGGCTGGCTCTGGTCCTGGTGATCCCGTCGCTGTTCATGCTGGACGGCATGACGGACGCGGCCTGGCTGCGTCTGATCGTCGTCAGCGCGGGCGTGGCGATCTTCGCCTCCGTCATAGGCAACGCCTTCTGGAACCAGGCCAGCCGCCTGCTGCCCCTGACCATGCTGGGCCAGATGATCGTGTCCGAGACCCTGTTCGCCTTCATCTACGGCTTCATCTGGGAGCGGCGCGGCCCGACCGTGGTCGAGGTCGTCGCCATGATCCTGATGATCGTCAGCGTCGTCTGGTGCGTCCGCGCCCACCGCCCCGCCGCCGAGGCCGCCGCCGAAGGCGAGCACTGA
- a CDS encoding alpha/beta hydrolase, protein MPEVILPGAAGRIEGRYSPGKRPDAPIALILHPHPKAGGHMNNPVTLTLHQLFVQRGFATLRYNSRGVGKSQGEFDSGIGELADAATALDWLQANNPAATQTWVAGYQFGAYIGMQLLMRRPETDGFISVSPPSNIYDFSFLAPCPASGLFLHGTADTVVPPAEVERVVNKLRTQKGIVIDYELEEGASHFWQDHIDAVERRVGAYLDKRLAEKPA, encoded by the coding sequence ATGCCTGAAGTCATCCTGCCCGGCGCCGCTGGCCGCATCGAAGGCCGTTATTCGCCCGGCAAGCGCCCCGATGCGCCGATCGCCCTGATCCTGCACCCCCACCCCAAGGCGGGCGGTCACATGAACAACCCCGTCACCCTGACGCTGCACCAGCTGTTCGTGCAACGCGGCTTCGCCACCCTGCGCTACAACAGCCGCGGCGTGGGCAAGTCGCAGGGCGAGTTCGACAGCGGCATCGGCGAACTGGCCGATGCGGCCACGGCCCTGGACTGGCTGCAGGCCAATAACCCCGCCGCCACCCAGACCTGGGTCGCGGGCTATCAGTTCGGCGCCTACATCGGCATGCAACTGCTGATGCGCCGCCCCGAGACCGACGGCTTCATCTCGGTGTCGCCGCCGTCGAACATCTACGACTTCAGCTTCCTGGCCCCCTGCCCGGCCTCGGGCCTGTTCCTGCACGGAACGGCCGACACCGTGGTGCCGCCGGCCGAGGTCGAGCGCGTGGTCAACAAGCTGCGCACCCAGAAGGGCATCGTCATCGACTATGAGCTGGAGGAAGGCGCCAGCCACTTCTGGCAGGACCACATCGACGCCGTCGAGCGCCGCGTCGGCGCCTATCTGGACAAGCGCCTGGCTGAAAAGCCGGCCTGA
- a CDS encoding Rrf2 family transcriptional regulator, with protein sequence MRLSTKGRYAVMAMADLAKNGSGRAVSLAEIATRQEISLSYLEQLFARLRKGGLVKSVRGPGGGYRLAKAPGETVVAEIVLAVDEPIRATRCASHGGPRGCMMGGERCITHDLWEDLGQEIHRYLAGVSLADVIERRTGRARMSPQNAQPLEAMA encoded by the coding sequence ATGCGCCTGTCGACAAAGGGACGTTACGCCGTGATGGCGATGGCCGATCTGGCGAAAAACGGCTCGGGTCGCGCCGTGTCCCTGGCTGAAATCGCCACCCGCCAGGAAATCTCCCTGTCCTATCTGGAGCAGTTGTTCGCGCGGCTGCGCAAGGGCGGCCTGGTCAAGAGCGTGCGCGGTCCGGGCGGCGGCTATCGGCTGGCCAAGGCGCCGGGCGAGACCGTCGTGGCCGAGATCGTCCTGGCCGTGGACGAGCCGATCCGTGCGACCCGCTGCGCCTCTCATGGAGGACCGCGCGGCTGCATGATGGGCGGCGAGCGCTGCATCACTCACGACCTGTGGGAAGACCTGGGTCAGGAAATCCACCGCTATCTGGCCGGCGTCAGCCTGGCCGATGTGATCGAACGGCGCACGGGGCGCGCTCGGATGAGCCCTCAGAACGCCCAACCTCTGGAGGCCATGGCGTGA
- the sufB gene encoding Fe-S cluster assembly protein SufB produces the protein MAIVQETIDTVAELERYKYGFSTDVEQEFAPKGLSPDIVRFISEKKGEPEWMLEWRLAAYERWLAMEEPTWAAVKYEPVDYQDLYYYAAPVKKEGPKSLDEVDPELLAVYEKLGIPLKEQEVLAGVEGAPRYAVDAVFDSVSVVTTFKEELAKHGVIFMPISEALREYPDLVRQYLGTVVPVSDNYFAALNSAVFSDGSFVYIPPGVRCPMELSTYFRINASQTGQFERTLIIADKGSYVSYLEGCTAPMRDENQLHAAVVEIVALDDAEVKYSTVQNWYPGDAEGKGGIYNFVTKRADCRGDRSKVSWTQVETGSAVTWKYPSCILKGEESSGEFYSIAITNGHQQADTGTKMIHLGKNSRSRIIAKTVSAGKSDSTYRGLVSIHPKATGVRNFTQCDSLLIGKECGAHTIPYIEVRNGSAQLEHEATTTRLSEAQLFYAQQRGLSEEEAVALLVNGFVRDVLQELPMEFAVEAQKLVAISLEGSVG, from the coding sequence ATGGCTATCGTTCAGGAAACAATCGATACGGTCGCGGAGCTGGAGCGGTACAAGTACGGCTTCAGCACGGACGTCGAGCAGGAGTTCGCGCCCAAGGGCCTCAGCCCCGACATCGTCCGCTTCATCTCCGAAAAGAAGGGCGAGCCGGAGTGGATGCTGGAGTGGCGCCTGGCCGCCTATGAGCGCTGGCTGGCGATGGAGGAGCCGACCTGGGCGGCGGTGAAATACGAGCCCGTCGACTATCAGGACCTCTACTACTACGCCGCGCCGGTGAAGAAGGAGGGGCCGAAGTCGCTGGACGAAGTCGATCCCGAACTGCTGGCCGTCTATGAAAAGCTGGGCATCCCGCTGAAGGAGCAGGAAGTCCTGGCCGGGGTCGAGGGCGCGCCGCGTTATGCCGTGGACGCCGTGTTCGACAGCGTCAGCGTGGTCACCACCTTCAAGGAGGAATTGGCCAAGCATGGCGTGATTTTCATGCCGATTTCCGAGGCCTTGCGCGAATATCCTGATCTGGTGCGTCAGTATCTCGGCACGGTCGTTCCGGTCAGCGACAACTATTTCGCGGCCCTGAACAGCGCGGTCTTTTCCGACGGCAGCTTCGTGTACATCCCGCCGGGCGTGCGCTGCCCGATGGAGCTGTCGACCTATTTCCGCATCAACGCCAGCCAGACCGGCCAGTTCGAGCGCACCCTGATCATCGCCGACAAGGGCAGCTACGTCTCCTATCTGGAAGGCTGCACCGCGCCGATGCGCGACGAGAACCAGCTGCACGCGGCGGTCGTGGAGATCGTCGCCCTGGACGACGCCGAGGTGAAATACTCGACCGTCCAGAACTGGTATCCCGGCGACGCCGAGGGCAAGGGCGGCATCTACAACTTCGTCACGAAGCGGGCCGACTGCCGCGGCGACCGCTCCAAGGTGTCCTGGACCCAGGTCGAGACCGGCTCGGCCGTCACCTGGAAATACCCGTCCTGCATCCTCAAGGGCGAGGAAAGCTCGGGCGAGTTCTATTCCATCGCCATCACCAACGGCCACCAGCAGGCCGACACCGGCACCAAGATGATCCACCTGGGCAAGAACAGCCGCAGCCGCATCATCGCCAAGACGGTTTCGGCCGGTAAGTCGGACTCGACCTATCGCGGCCTGGTGTCGATCCACCCCAAGGCGACGGGCGTGCGCAACTTCACCCAGTGCGACAGCCTGCTGATCGGCAAGGAGTGCGGCGCCCACACCATCCCCTACATCGAGGTCCGCAACGGCTCGGCCCAGCTGGAGCATGAGGCGACCACAACCCGCCTGTCCGAAGCCCAGCTCTTCTACGCCCAGCAGCGCGGCCTGTCGGAAGAGGAAGCCGTGGCCCTGCTGGTCAACGGCTTCGTCCGCGACGTCCTGCAGGAACTGCCGATGGAGTTCGCCGTCGAGGCCCAGAAGCTGGTGGCGATCAGCCTCGAAGGCTCGGTCGGCTGA